The window CCGGGGTGAACCCCATCATGTACACCAGGTAGTCGGTCTCCGAGTGTATTTTGATTACCTCTTCGGGAGTTACGCCGGCGTTCTCGGCAACGAACTGCATGTCCGGGCCGTGATCGCCGCCGTAGAGCGTCGGGACCTTAACGATTCGGGGCTTGATCGTATGGCCCTCGTCAATCGTCTTTTCCAGCTCGAGGACTATCCCTTTCAGGTCCTTCAGACCGACCCGAAGAGGATCGTACTGCACCAGCAGAGAGCGGTAGGTAGGCACTATGTCGACGATGCCGGGAATCTCCCGGCTGTCGAGCGCCTTCACGAGGGTGTGGACCTTCCGGTTGCACTCGGGGCTGATCGAATCGCCAAGCTCTACTACAAAGGCCGTGTCACCGGCGTTGAGGAACCGAGGAGAATCGTACATTACTGAGTGTCTGGACACCCCTTGAAGGGAGAGATTTAGCGGTTGCCGAGGGCAACCCACCTATTATACGAGCTTGCCCACCGGCACGATAGATACCCCTGCCGCCTGCAGCTCCTTCTTGACTTTCGCAGCCATCTCCACAGCGCCGGGCGTGTCCCCGTGTATGCAGATGCTGTCTGCCTCAACCTCGATGACGTCGCCGGTAATCGCCACAGCCTTGCCCTCCGTGACCATCCTCAGGCTCCGCTCGGCCACCTCGTCTATGTCGTGCAGGACGGATCCGGGCTTTGTCCTGGAGACGAGCGTGCCGTCCGGGTTCAGCGCCCGGTCTGCGAAGATCTCCCGCGCCACGCGCAGCCCCATGCTCTTCGCGACCTTCACCCACTTCGAGCCGGCAAGCGCTACCAGCACCAGGTCCGGGTCCACTTCCTGTATCGCCTCGCAGATGGCGCGGGCCAGCGGCTCGTCGTTCACTGCCTGGTTGTACATAGCCCCGTGAGGCTTGACGTGCTGCAGCTTCTTCGCCTTCGTGAAGGCCTGCAGCGCGCCTATCTGGTAAACAATGTCGTTCTTGACCTCCTCGGGGGAGGCGGTCATATCCCTGCGCCCGAAGCCCACAAGGTCCGGGAAGCTGGTGTGCGCCCCAATCGAGACTCCGATCTCCTCCGCCAGCTTGACGGTCGTCCGCATCCACATCGGGTCGCCCGCGTGGAAGCCGCATGCGATGTTCGCCGAGCTTATGTGCTTGATGACCTCTTCATCGAGGCCCATCTTGTACATACCAAAACTTTCGCCCATATCGCAATTAATGTCGATCCTGTTCGCCTTAGCCATGGGTCCCTTGCCTTGACGTCAATTCGTGGGTGACATTATATCAGGGGCTCACTGCCCACTGCCCACTGCGGCTGTTATAATGTCCGTCTAGCCGGAAGGGTGGCGATAAGACTGGCCGCAAGGCCGTTTCAGAGGCAAGCCGAAGGAATGGAAAAAAAGCTCAAGGTTAAAGTCAAAGACCGCTGGTACACGGTCGAGGTCGAAGACCTCCACACCTCTCCCGTCCGCGCCTTCGTGGACGGCGAGCTGGTTGAGGTCAGCCTGGACGACAGCGGCAATCCTACCGCCCTTGCCCCTGTCGCGCCGCGCGCGGAGTCGCGGCCCGTGACGCCCACTCCCGTTTCATCCGACGGCGCGCGCCAGCCGGCCCGGAGCGCAGCGCCTGCAGGCGGCGGCAAGTCCTTCCGCTCACCCATGCCCGGCGTCATAGTCTCTGTTGCTGTCAAGGTCGGCGACCAGGTGGTCACCGGCGACGAGGTCTGCATCCTTGAGGCGATGAAGATGCAGCAGGTGCTGCGCGCCGACTGGTCAGGCGTCGTCAAGACGGTGCACGTAACGGCAGGCAAGCAGGTCATGGACGGCGACGCGATAGTTGACCTGGAGTAAAATACGGTCAGGGACATCCGTTCATCGTGGAGAAGCGCATGTTGTGGAGGCGCAGTAGATGGTGACAAAGGAACAGCTTCATCGCCTTATTGACGAGCTGCCTGACAGCGAGCTCCTGTCCGCTGCGCGGTACCTCAAGTCCCTTCGTGACCAGGGCGACCCGTTCCTCAGGGCGCTGCTGAACGCGCCGATCGATGACGAGCCGGAGACGGAGGAGGAGCGAGAGGGCGTCGCGGAGGCCTGGCAGGAGTATCTTGACGGCAAGGCCCGGCCCCTCGAGGAGGTCATCGACGAGCTCAGGAAAGATAACTGATGCACGGTGGCGTGTTGTGGTGTCTCCGCGGGCAAAGCGGGACCTCAGGCGTCTGGAGCCTCGCTTGAGGGAGCGAGTTACAGACCGGTTGGCTGCATTAACCTACTTCCCATCTCTTGGTGATCTCAAAAAGCTCAATGATGCGCCTAACGAATGGCGCCTTCGAGTCGGCGATATAAGGGTCCGGTTCTCACCGGACCACGAAGCTCGCGTTATTGCTGTTCTTAGTGTCCTCCCCCGCGATAAGGCTTACCGCGACTAGCGCGTGCCCTGCAGCCCCACCGGCCTGCCGTCCCAGCCCCACTCCGGCCGCACCGCCACTCCCAGGTGACTGAGCACCGTCTGCGGCACGTCCACGCTGTTCGGCGCCGGCAGTATCTCGCCCTTCTTCGCCGCGTTCCCACTCACTATCACGAAGATCGTCCTCTGCTCCGGCACGTCGTCCCCGTGCCGCGCCTTCACCGCCCCCGGCGCCTTCTCCGTCTCGCCGCCGTGGTCGGTGGACACCAGCACCAGCCAGTTCTCTTTGCTGTAGCTCTTGCGCGACTTCAGCGCCTTGAGGATGGATGCGATCCTGGAGTCGATTACCGCCAGCATATCCAGGTAGGCCTGGTTGGGGCCGTAGCCGTTCTTGTGGCCGGCCCCGTCCGCATCGTCGAAGTGCAGGTAGAGCGCGTCGACATTATCAGTCGTCAGTACGCGCGAAACCGCCGTAACGACCTCATCGTCCGTTGGGTACGTCCCCACGATGTCTGCCCCGCGCACAAGGTGGGTATTTATCGGCGCCCAGTGGACAATCGAGGCTGTGCGCACGCCGGGCTTTGCCTCCTTCAGGCGCTGGAAGAAGTGGGGATAGCTTTCCGGCTTGAACCCTTCGAAGGAGTTGTTGACCACTCCATGCTTTTCCGGCCACGTCCCTGTGAGCATGCTCGTCCAGCACGGGCCGCTCTTCGTGAACCTGCACGCCTGCGCCTTGAAGCTGTACGCCCCGCGCGCCTTTAGCGAATCGATCGTCGGCGTCTTCGCGGCCAGCAAAGAGTCCGGCCTGCACCCGTCTATCCCGATTATCAGCGCCTTCTTGTCCAAGTGCCTCCCCCTCCTCGAATTTCGGCGCAAGTGTAGCAACGGCCTCGTTTGCCGTCAATCTGCGCATCCGATAGACTAGGGGTGAGAAGGAACGAGGGCCGGAGGGAGCATTTTGACCACGAGCGAGGCTGTCCAGCTTATTCCGAGGGAGGTGCTGTTCGGCAACCCGGACAGGGCGTCGCCACGAATAAGCCCGGATGGCCGGAAACTCTCTTTCCTGGCGCCTGTGGACGGCTTTCTCAATGTGTGGGTCGGCGACGCAACGGATGTCGCGACCGCGAGGCCAATCACCAGC of the SAR202 cluster bacterium genome contains:
- a CDS encoding metalloenzyme superfamily, translated to MLHLRRNSRRGRHLDKKALIIGIDGCRPDSLLAAKTPTIDSLKARGAYSFKAQACRFTKSGPCWTSMLTGTWPEKHGVVNNSFEGFKPESYPHFFQRLKEAKPGVRTASIVHWAPINTHLVRGADIVGTYPTDDEVVTAVSRVLTTDNVDALYLHFDDADGAGHKNGYGPNQAYLDMLAVIDSRIASILKALKSRKSYSKENWLVLVSTDHGGETEKAPGAVKARHGDDVPEQRTIFVIVSGNAAKKGEILPAPNSVDVPQTVLSHLGVAVRPEWGWDGRPVGLQGTR
- the pxpB gene encoding 5-oxoprolinase subunit PxpB, with amino-acid sequence MYDSPRFLNAGDTAFVVELGDSISPECNRKVHTLVKALDSREIPGIVDIVPTYRSLLVQYDPLRVGLKDLKGIVLELEKTIDEGHTIKPRIVKVPTLYGGDHGPDMQFVAENAGVTPEEVIKIHSETDYLVYMMGFTPGFPYLGGLSKKLVTPRLKTPRTKIPAGSVGIAESQTGVYPQESPGGWRLIGRTPLRLFDPRRAPPSLISAGDIVRFTPITQVEYDSLHETVKKGEFQVSSVVSEQ
- a CDS encoding acetyl-CoA carboxylase biotin carboxyl carrier protein subunit encodes the protein MEKKLKVKVKDRWYTVEVEDLHTSPVRAFVDGELVEVSLDDSGNPTALAPVAPRAESRPVTPTPVSSDGARQPARSAAPAGGGKSFRSPMPGVIVSVAVKVGDQVVTGDEVCILEAMKMQQVLRADWSGVVKTVHVTAGKQVMDGDAIVDLE
- a CDS encoding LamB/YcsF family protein — encoded protein: MAKANRIDINCDMGESFGMYKMGLDEEVIKHISSANIACGFHAGDPMWMRTTVKLAEEIGVSIGAHTSFPDLVGFGRRDMTASPEEVKNDIVYQIGALQAFTKAKKLQHVKPHGAMYNQAVNDEPLARAICEAIQEVDPDLVLVALAGSKWVKVAKSMGLRVAREIFADRALNPDGTLVSRTKPGSVLHDIDEVAERSLRMVTEGKAVAITGDVIEVEADSICIHGDTPGAVEMAAKVKKELQAAGVSIVPVGKLV